A genomic region of Chloracidobacterium sp. contains the following coding sequences:
- a CDS encoding DEAD/DEAH box helicase: MLKLTEERLRRLAETLDTLHLRGVLGAHARSAGNRVALLKQVVEQAREHTATAHRLYEAARLSPEQVWEWLAEAAPELDTAARERILRLLTASLEPGELIPAQQVVSLLTIGLATVIEELRELERRRPRPNLDYHEFQVERHRRMALKKLLEGIGTPDPQPFVPDPFQLAAVEIVTEQGMDVIVAAPTGSGKTWIAEQAIRRTLERGGTAWYTSPLKALSNDKFREFGRKFGPDAVGLITGDRRVNPDAPLKIATTEIYRNGLYDAMTREGVMGAPDLVVFDEVHYLGDRHRGVVWEESIIYTPASTRLLMLSATVGNARELAEWVTWTRGVECRLVAHPQRPVPLRTAFIHPDGRLQPLFEEEHPGRLHPDVEALYNRAKQQEAEARRRRPPFYRRRRR; this comes from the coding sequence ATGCTCAAACTGACGGAAGAGCGACTGCGTCGCCTAGCAGAAACCCTCGATACGTTGCACTTACGAGGTGTGTTGGGCGCGCATGCCCGGTCGGCCGGCAACCGGGTTGCGTTGCTCAAGCAGGTAGTTGAACAAGCGCGGGAACATACCGCGACAGCTCATCGCCTCTATGAGGCCGCCCGGCTGTCCCCGGAGCAGGTCTGGGAATGGTTGGCTGAAGCCGCCCCGGAACTGGACACGGCTGCACGCGAGCGCATCCTGCGGCTGTTGACGGCGTCGTTGGAGCCGGGTGAGTTGATTCCCGCCCAGCAGGTGGTGAGTCTGCTGACGATTGGGCTGGCGACGGTCATTGAGGAACTGCGCGAGCTTGAGCGCCGCCGACCGCGCCCAAATCTCGATTACCACGAGTTTCAAGTTGAGCGTCACCGCCGCATGGCGCTCAAGAAACTGCTGGAGGGGATTGGTACGCCCGACCCGCAACCGTTTGTCCCGGACCCGTTTCAGTTAGCGGCTGTGGAGATTGTGACTGAGCAAGGGATGGATGTCATCGTCGCTGCGCCGACCGGATCGGGCAAAACGTGGATCGCCGAGCAGGCGATTCGCCGGACGCTTGAACGCGGCGGGACGGCGTGGTACACGTCGCCGCTCAAGGCGCTGTCCAACGACAAGTTCCGCGAGTTCGGACGCAAGTTCGGCCCCGACGCCGTTGGGCTGATTACGGGCGACCGACGAGTCAACCCCGACGCGCCGCTCAAAATCGCCACGACGGAGATTTACCGCAACGGTCTGTACGACGCGATGACGCGCGAGGGGGTGATGGGTGCGCCCGACTTAGTGGTGTTTGACGAGGTACACTACCTTGGCGACCGGCATCGCGGCGTCGTCTGGGAGGAGTCCATCATTTACACGCCGGCTTCGACGCGCCTACTGATGCTGTCGGCGACGGTCGGCAACGCGCGCGAGCTGGCGGAATGGGTGACGTGGACACGCGGCGTCGAGTGTCGGCTGGTGGCGCATCCACAGCGCCCCGTACCGCTCAGGACGGCGTTCATTCACCCAGACGGCCGGCTGCAACCGCTGTTTGAGGAAGAGCATCCCGGCCGACTGCATCCCGACGTAGAGGCCTTGTACAACCGGGCGAAGCAGCAGGAAGCGGAGGCGCGTCGCCGTCGTCCGCCGTTCTACCGCCGCCGTCGCCGCTGA
- the thrC gene encoding threonine synthase, producing the protein MEAFPRAVAYLQCIEPTCHATYDAGEQVYTCERCGGLLDVQYEWRRAALMDVLSIFDARRASYHPHDISGVWRFRELLPFATSPSQVVTLGEGNTPLWDAPRSARYAGLQRLTVKHQGMNPTGSFKDNGMTTGIAQARRLGARAVACASTGNTSASLAAYAARAGMRGIVFIPGGRIAYGKLAQSLDYGAVTLQIEGDFDDAMRLVRELSRTTPLYLLNSVNPFRLEGQKTIAFELLQQRRWRVPDRVVVPGGNLGNISALGKGFKELHDLGLIARMPRLTVVQAEGAAPLAQWYAAGRVGNLTPVTKPKTLATAIQIGSPVSWLKAVRALDWTDGVCTTASEQDIADAKAVIGRDGIGCEPASAATVAGLRRLVAEGVVHPEEDVVAILTGSALKDPDFTVQYHTGQLFTDAERDTRLTRAEGRIAATFANAPRRVPADADALRQIILELVTESLPLEG; encoded by the coding sequence ATGGAAGCCTTTCCGCGCGCTGTCGCCTATCTGCAGTGCATTGAGCCGACCTGCCACGCCACGTATGACGCAGGTGAGCAGGTGTACACCTGTGAACGCTGCGGCGGCCTGCTGGATGTGCAGTACGAGTGGCGGCGAGCGGCCCTGATGGATGTGCTCTCGATCTTTGACGCGCGACGCGCTTCCTACCATCCGCACGACATCAGTGGCGTCTGGCGCTTCCGCGAGCTTCTTCCCTTTGCGACTTCTCCAAGCCAAGTCGTTACGCTTGGCGAGGGTAATACGCCGCTGTGGGACGCGCCCCGCAGCGCGCGCTACGCCGGCCTCCAGCGGCTGACAGTCAAACATCAGGGGATGAATCCGACCGGTTCGTTCAAGGACAACGGGATGACGACCGGTATAGCGCAGGCGCGACGGCTGGGTGCGCGGGCGGTGGCCTGCGCCAGTACGGGCAACACGTCGGCGTCGCTGGCGGCTTACGCGGCGCGGGCCGGGATGCGCGGCATCGTCTTCATTCCAGGCGGACGGATCGCCTACGGCAAGCTGGCGCAGAGCCTCGACTACGGCGCTGTGACGCTACAGATTGAGGGTGACTTCGACGACGCCATGCGGTTGGTGCGCGAGCTGTCCCGGACGACGCCGCTGTACTTGCTCAATTCGGTCAATCCGTTCCGGCTGGAAGGTCAGAAAACCATCGCGTTTGAGCTGTTGCAGCAGCGGCGGTGGCGCGTCCCCGACCGCGTGGTCGTACCGGGCGGCAATCTGGGTAATATTTCGGCGCTAGGCAAGGGCTTCAAGGAGCTTCATGACTTGGGCTTGATTGCGCGGATGCCTCGGCTGACGGTCGTGCAGGCGGAAGGCGCAGCGCCGCTGGCGCAGTGGTACGCGGCAGGACGTGTGGGCAACCTGACGCCGGTCACGAAACCCAAGACACTGGCGACGGCGATTCAAATCGGCAGTCCAGTGTCGTGGTTGAAAGCAGTGCGGGCGTTGGACTGGACGGATGGCGTCTGCACAACGGCCTCCGAGCAGGATATTGCCGACGCCAAAGCTGTCATTGGCCGCGACGGTATTGGTTGCGAGCCGGCCAGCGCCGCGACGGTCGCCGGACTGCGCCGTTTAGTCGCCGAGGGTGTCGTCCACCCAGAGGAGGACGTGGTGGCGATTTTGACGGGCAGTGCGCTCAAGGACCCAGATTTCACTGTGCAGTACCACACCGGGCAACTTTTTACCGACGCCGAGCGCGACACGCGCCTGACGCGCGCGGAAGGCCGGATTGCGGCGACCTTCGCCAACGCGCCGCGTCGCGTCCCGGCTGACGCCGACGCGCTCCGGCAAATTATTCTTGAACTTGTGACCGAATCGCTGCCCCTCGAAGGGTGA
- a CDS encoding amidohydrolase, with amino-acid sequence MSLPRLSALVAWLLAAAVTLTVGQTRNLETVDILVRGGTVVTMDAQRRVIPNGFLAVRGERIVAVGEAAEAARYRAKTVIEADGKAVLPGLINAHTHAPMTLFRGLADDLPLQAWLTQFIFPAEAKNVTREMVRAGTRLACLEMIRSGTTCFVDMYYFEGDIAEVTEAAGLRAVLGQTVIDFPVPDALTPQIGVENAERFIQKYKTGHPLITPAVAPHAPYTCAPETLAACRKLADKHGVPLVTHLAEADTETQTILERYGQRPIPHVERLGLLGPRTIAAHVVQITADEYSILEKRGVGVVHCPQSNMKLAAGVAPIPEMLAAGLAIGLGTDGAASNNDLDMFEEMDTAAKLHKVVRRDPAVVPAQAALEMATIGGARAIHMADRIGSLEVGKLADFIVVDVSNPRQLPNYNLYSTLVYATKSGDVETVVVHGKVLMRDRRVLTLDEATIRRETATFRARILESLRKGR; translated from the coding sequence GTGTCGCTGCCGCGACTGTCGGCCCTTGTAGCTTGGCTGCTGGCGGCGGCGGTCACGCTAACTGTAGGACAAACACGCAACCTTGAAACCGTTGACATCCTCGTGCGCGGCGGAACGGTTGTCACCATGGACGCGCAACGGCGGGTCATTCCCAACGGCTTTCTGGCGGTGCGCGGCGAGCGCATCGTCGCCGTCGGCGAGGCGGCCGAGGCCGCGCGCTACCGGGCCAAAACCGTGATTGAGGCGGACGGCAAGGCGGTGCTGCCGGGTCTCATCAACGCCCACACGCACGCCCCGATGACGCTCTTTCGCGGCCTCGCCGACGACCTGCCGCTTCAGGCATGGCTGACGCAATTCATTTTTCCGGCGGAAGCCAAAAACGTCACCCGCGAGATGGTACGCGCCGGGACACGCTTGGCCTGTCTGGAGATGATTCGCAGCGGGACCACCTGCTTCGTGGACATGTACTACTTCGAGGGCGACATCGCCGAGGTGACGGAGGCCGCCGGACTGCGTGCCGTTCTGGGTCAGACCGTCATTGATTTTCCTGTCCCCGACGCGCTGACGCCGCAGATAGGTGTGGAAAACGCCGAGCGGTTCATCCAAAAGTACAAGACGGGACATCCGCTCATCACGCCGGCCGTCGCGCCGCATGCGCCCTACACTTGCGCGCCGGAAACGCTCGCAGCGTGTCGCAAGCTCGCCGACAAGCACGGCGTACCGCTCGTGACGCATCTCGCAGAAGCCGATACCGAAACGCAGACCATTCTGGAACGCTACGGCCAGCGCCCGATTCCTCATGTCGAGCGGCTGGGGCTGCTAGGGCCGCGCACCATCGCCGCCCACGTCGTGCAGATTACAGCGGATGAGTACTCGATTCTGGAAAAGCGCGGCGTGGGCGTCGTTCACTGCCCGCAGAGCAACATGAAGCTGGCGGCCGGCGTTGCGCCGATTCCGGAGATGCTCGCCGCCGGGCTGGCGATTGGGTTGGGCACGGACGGGGCGGCGTCCAACAACGACCTCGATATGTTTGAGGAAATGGACACAGCAGCCAAGCTGCACAAAGTCGTCCGCCGCGATCCCGCGGTCGTTCCGGCGCAGGCGGCGCTGGAAATGGCGACCATCGGTGGCGCGCGCGCCATTCATATGGCCGACCGGATTGGGTCGTTGGAAGTCGGTAAGCTGGCGGATTTCATCGTGGTGGATGTTTCAAATCCGCGCCAGCTTCCGAACTACAACCTTTACTCGACGCTGGTGTACGCCACCAAAAGCGGCGACGTGGAAACGGTGGTCGTCCACGGTAAGGTACTGATGCGCGATCGGCGCGTGCTGACGCTAGACGAAGCGACGATTCGCCGCGAGACGGCGACATTTCGCGCGCGCATTCTTGAAAGCCTGAGGAAGGGGCGGTAG